The following nucleotide sequence is from Halococcus saccharolyticus DSM 5350.
CGACCGCCGATACCGTGTGGTTCGCGCTCGCGTTCGCCGAGTCCGGCTCCGCCATCACCGACACGTTCTCGCTCGTCTCGTTCATCGTCTCGTTACCCATGGTTTCGTTCGCCATGGTCTCGTTCGCCATCGTCGTCTCGTTTCCAGTCTCGTTGCCAGCGTCCTGTGCGCCGACCGTTCCGACCGCGGCGACAGTGCCGACTGCGGCTGCCAGCACTACCAGCCCGGCGAGGAACAGGCTCCGACGTGTATCGTGCGTTCGTGTCATGTTTCGGATATTATCGTGTCATGGAAGCGATGGACGTTCCGAGCCGGGTCGCCCGAAACGATCGCCGGCGATGGAGGCCGCCACCACCCATGAGTGACTTCGATGACTGAGATACACCGACCTCGTAAAATCCTTTTGGTATTATGTACCAGCCCGCGAGACGAACGATCGGCGACAGACGCGAGCGCCCGTCCACGATCGAGTGCGGACGGCTCGTTCGGTGGTACAGTCGCGAAGAACGAAACGCTGATAGAAATCCCTCGAATCGAGCAGCGATCAGTCGCGGCGTGCGGCCACGAGCGCGGCCGCGAGCAGCGCCACGACACCGACGATCAACGTGAAGCCCGGGCCACCCGCTGCTGTCGTCTCCGCGCCACCGCTACCGTTCGTCCCGTTTGCAGCGGCCCCACCGTCAGCAGCAGCGGTGTCGCCGTTGCCGGCAGTCGTCGCTTCACCCTGGGTCGTCCGGGT
It contains:
- a CDS encoding PGF-CTERM sorting domain-containing protein, translated to NGTFANTTLDIAEANESMMTTTGGTETTETNETTETTGTTEAEMGATANETRTTQGEATTAGNGDTAAADGGAAANGTNGSGGAETTAAGGPGFTLIVGVVALLAAALVAARRD